Proteins encoded together in one Mycobacterium simiae window:
- a CDS encoding DUF2752 domain-containing protein, with protein MAPELTSRTPEQPDQCGHQHRRYLAAGTGLLLGGALGYIGLVNPHHVGSLYPQCPFKALTGWDCPFCGGLRMTHDLLHGDLAASVNDNIFLLIGLPLLAAWLLIRRRQGRRSVPVAALSAIVVAAIGWTVLRNLSGFPLVPTMLSG; from the coding sequence ATGGCACCTGAGCTCACCTCGCGCACGCCGGAACAACCGGATCAGTGCGGACATCAGCACCGTCGCTACCTGGCGGCCGGGACCGGCCTACTGCTGGGCGGAGCACTGGGCTACATCGGCCTCGTCAACCCGCACCATGTCGGTTCCCTGTACCCACAGTGTCCGTTCAAGGCGCTCACCGGCTGGGACTGTCCCTTCTGCGGTGGGCTACGGATGACCCACGACCTGCTGCACGGTGATCTGGCCGCCAGCGTCAACGACAACATCTTTCTGCTGATCGGGCTGCCACTGTTGGCTGCATGGCTGCTGATCCGACGACGCCAGGGCCGGCGCTCGGTCCCGGTGGCGGCATTGAGTGCAATCGTTGTCGCGGCAATCGGATGGACGGTACTGCGGAATTTGAGCGGCTTTCCGCTGGTTCCGACCATGCTGAGCGGTTAG
- a CDS encoding TM2 domain-containing protein produces MTDPSWSQAPDSGAQPQQPPGYPPPYPPYSAAPQADPWAPYGRHPVTGLPYSDKSKTIAGLLQLLSLVGIGGIGRFYIGDVGMGVAQLLVGLLTCGVGLIWSIVDAVLILTDKVNDPQGRPLRDGT; encoded by the coding sequence GTGACCGATCCGTCATGGAGCCAAGCCCCTGACTCAGGTGCACAACCGCAACAGCCGCCCGGATATCCACCGCCGTATCCGCCCTATTCGGCGGCGCCACAAGCCGACCCGTGGGCGCCCTACGGCCGCCATCCGGTGACGGGGCTGCCGTATTCGGACAAATCGAAAACCATCGCAGGTCTCTTGCAACTGCTCAGTCTGGTCGGCATCGGCGGTATCGGCCGGTTCTACATCGGCGACGTCGGCATGGGCGTCGCACAACTACTCGTGGGCCTGCTGACCTGTGGAGTTGGGTTGATCTGGAGCATCGTCGATGCGGTGCTGATCCTCACCGACAAAGTCAACGATCCGCAGGGCCGCCCGCTACGCGATGGCACCTGA
- a CDS encoding prolipoprotein diacylglyceryl transferase — protein sequence MRSLPTYFPSPPQGVWHLGPLPIRAYALFIIAGIVVALMIGDRRWAARGGQRGVIYDIALWVVPFGLIGGRLYHLATDWRTYWGPGGAGLSAAVRIWDGGLGIWGAVALGVLGAWIGCRRRGIPLPAFIDAVAPGIILAQAIGRLGNYFNQELYGRETTLPWGLEIFYRRDPSGYIDPHSLDGVSTGQLAVVVQPTFLYELIWNVIVFAILIFIDRRYRLGHGRLFAAYVALYCVGRFWVELLRDDTATHIAGIRINTFTSTFVFIGAVVYIMLAPKGREDPESLRGKDYAADAESEPEAKPADELAGVATASSASSMASSSAVASAGDQDEPGDPEDAVESAEVDEAETATAEGAEAAEPAVEEAAESEAAEPAVEEADEPAAQEPEVGDAAAEEPEDEDAAAEEPEDEDAAAEEPEAEEPEAEEPEAEDAAPEEPEAEEPEADTATAEASTPGVDVKETQRRWSLRRRNRR from the coding sequence ATGAGAAGTTTGCCCACCTATTTCCCGAGCCCACCGCAAGGTGTCTGGCATCTTGGGCCGTTGCCGATACGCGCATATGCCCTGTTTATCATCGCTGGGATCGTGGTTGCGTTGATGATCGGTGATCGACGGTGGGCGGCGCGCGGCGGGCAACGGGGGGTCATCTACGACATCGCGCTGTGGGTGGTGCCGTTCGGTCTGATCGGAGGCCGGCTCTACCACCTGGCCACCGATTGGCGTACGTATTGGGGACCAGGCGGTGCCGGGTTGAGCGCGGCGGTGCGGATCTGGGACGGGGGATTGGGCATCTGGGGCGCGGTGGCCCTCGGTGTGCTCGGGGCCTGGATCGGTTGCCGTCGCCGTGGCATTCCGTTGCCGGCCTTTATCGACGCGGTCGCCCCGGGCATCATCCTGGCGCAGGCAATCGGCCGCTTGGGCAACTATTTCAACCAGGAGCTCTACGGCCGCGAGACCACGCTGCCCTGGGGCTTGGAGATCTTCTATCGGCGCGACCCGTCCGGATACATCGACCCGCACTCACTCGACGGCGTGTCGACGGGGCAACTGGCGGTCGTCGTGCAACCGACGTTCCTCTACGAATTGATTTGGAACGTCATCGTTTTCGCCATCCTGATTTTCATCGACAGACGCTACCGGCTGGGTCACGGTCGTCTCTTCGCGGCGTACGTCGCGCTTTATTGCGTCGGACGCTTCTGGGTCGAATTGTTGCGGGACGACACCGCCACCCATATTGCCGGGATTCGGATCAACACGTTCACCTCCACGTTCGTGTTCATCGGTGCGGTCGTGTACATCATGTTGGCGCCTAAAGGGCGCGAGGATCCGGAGAGTCTGCGCGGCAAGGATTACGCTGCCGACGCGGAATCCGAACCGGAGGCGAAGCCGGCCGACGAGCTTGCGGGTGTTGCGACGGCCTCCTCGGCTTCTTCCATGGCTTCCTCGTCTGCGGTGGCGAGCGCTGGCGATCAGGACGAACCGGGGGATCCGGAAGACGCCGTCGAGTCGGCTGAGGTTGACGAAGCCGAAACCGCGACAGCCGAGGGGGCGGAGGCCGCCGAGCCGGCGGTTGAGGAAGCTGCGGAGTCGGAAGCCGCGGAGCCCGCGGTTGAGGAAGCTGACGAGCCGGCAGCCCAAGAACCGGAAGTCGGGGACGCGGCAGCCGAAGAACCGGAGGACGAGGACGCGGCAGCCGAAGAACCGGAGGACGAGGACGCGGCAGCCGAAGAACCGGAGGCCGAAGAACCGGAGGCCGAAGAACCGGAAGCCGAGGACGCGGCACCCGAAGAACCGGAAGCCGAAGAACCGGAGGCCGACACAGCCACAGCCGAAGCCTCCACACCCGGCGTCGACGTCAAGGAAACGCAACGGCGCTGGTCGCTGCGACGCAGAAACCGACGGTAG
- the trpA gene encoding tryptophan synthase subunit alpha: MTVEQGQASRLAPLFGACRSENRAALIGYLPTGYPDVPTSVDAMVALVESGCDLIEVGIPYSDPGMDGPTIARATEAALRGGVRVRDALTAVEAISSAGGRAVVMTYWNPVLRYGIDAFARDLAAAGGHGMITPDLIADEADEWFAASEDHRLDRIFLVAPSSTPERLVSTIEASRGFVYAASTMGVTGARDAVSTAAEELVSRVKAVSDIPVGVGLGVRSREQAAEIGSYADGVITGSALVSALGDGLPHLRALCQELAQGVRVSTS, encoded by the coding sequence ATGACCGTCGAGCAAGGTCAGGCCAGCCGGCTGGCCCCGCTGTTCGGTGCGTGCCGGTCGGAAAACCGGGCAGCGCTGATCGGCTATCTGCCCACCGGCTATCCCGACGTGCCCACCTCGGTGGACGCGATGGTTGCGCTGGTCGAATCGGGTTGCGACCTCATCGAAGTCGGCATCCCGTATTCCGATCCGGGCATGGACGGACCGACCATCGCCCGCGCCACCGAAGCCGCGCTGCGGGGGGGAGTGCGGGTCCGTGACGCGCTGACCGCGGTCGAGGCGATCAGTTCGGCCGGCGGCCGCGCGGTGGTCATGACCTATTGGAACCCGGTGCTGCGCTACGGGATTGACGCGTTCGCGCGCGATCTGGCAGCGGCGGGTGGACATGGGATGATCACTCCCGATCTCATCGCCGACGAGGCCGACGAGTGGTTCGCCGCATCCGAGGACCATCGGCTAGATCGCATTTTCCTGGTGGCGCCGTCATCGACGCCCGAGCGACTGGTCAGCACGATCGAAGCATCCCGCGGATTCGTCTACGCCGCCTCGACGATGGGCGTGACAGGAGCCCGTGACGCGGTGTCGACCGCAGCGGAAGAACTGGTGAGCAGGGTCAAGGCGGTGTCCGACATCCCGGTTGGGGTGGGCCTTGGCGTGCGATCGCGCGAACAGGCCGCCGAGATCGGCAGCTACGCCGACGGGGTCATCACGGGTTCCGCGTTGGTGTCGGCGCTCGGCGACGGTCTGCCACACTTGCGTGCCTTGTGCCAGGAATTGGCCCAAGGTGTGCGAGTGTCGACATCATGA
- the trpB gene encoding tryptophan synthase subunit beta translates to MVDLTRPALPLTSEAISTPTRHDPDARGHFGGPRSYGGRYVAEALMAVIEEVTAAYEKERVNPEFLDLLDGLQANYAGRPSPLYEATRLSAHAGSARIFLKREDLNHTGSHKINNVLGQALLAKRMGKTRVIAETGAGQHGVATATACALLGLECVIYMGAVDTARQALNVARMRLLGAEVVSVDAGSQTLKDAINEAFRDWVTNAYSTYYCFGTAAGPHPFPTMVRDFQRIIGLEARAQIQAQGGRLPDAVTACVGGGSNAIGIFHAFIDDPAVRLIGYEAGGDGVETGRHAATFTGGSPGAFQGSFSYLLQDEDGQTVESHSISAGLDYPGVGPEHAWLRDSGRAEYRPITDSEAMDAFRLLCRTEGIIPAIESAHAVAGAVKLGNELGPGAIIVVNLSGRGDKDVETAAKWFGLLDEQGRQ, encoded by the coding sequence ATGGTGGATCTCACGCGCCCGGCCCTGCCGCTTACCAGCGAGGCCATCTCCACACCCACCCGACACGACCCCGATGCTCGTGGTCATTTCGGCGGCCCCCGCAGCTATGGCGGCCGGTACGTCGCCGAGGCATTGATGGCGGTGATCGAGGAAGTCACCGCTGCCTACGAGAAGGAACGCGTCAATCCGGAGTTCCTGGATCTGCTCGACGGGTTGCAGGCCAACTACGCAGGCCGACCTTCGCCGCTCTACGAGGCCACCCGGCTGAGTGCGCACGCCGGCTCCGCGCGCATCTTCCTCAAACGAGAAGACCTGAACCACACCGGTTCTCACAAGATCAACAACGTGCTGGGTCAGGCGCTGCTGGCCAAGAGGATGGGCAAGACCCGAGTGATCGCCGAGACCGGCGCCGGACAGCACGGCGTGGCCACGGCCACCGCCTGCGCGCTGCTGGGGCTGGAGTGCGTGATCTACATGGGCGCGGTCGACACGGCCCGCCAAGCGCTCAACGTGGCACGGATGCGACTACTGGGTGCCGAGGTCGTCTCGGTCGACGCCGGTTCCCAGACGCTCAAGGACGCCATCAACGAGGCGTTCCGGGATTGGGTCACCAACGCCTACAGCACCTACTACTGCTTCGGCACCGCGGCGGGACCGCATCCGTTCCCCACGATGGTGCGCGATTTCCAGCGGATCATCGGGCTCGAGGCGCGCGCACAGATTCAGGCGCAAGGGGGTCGGCTGCCCGACGCTGTCACGGCATGCGTCGGTGGTGGATCGAATGCGATCGGCATCTTTCATGCCTTCATCGACGACCCCGCGGTGCGGTTGATCGGCTACGAGGCGGGCGGCGACGGCGTCGAGACCGGCCGGCATGCCGCGACATTCACCGGCGGTTCGCCCGGCGCGTTCCAAGGCTCGTTTTCCTATCTGCTGCAGGACGAAGACGGTCAGACGGTCGAATCCCATTCCATCTCAGCAGGTTTGGATTATCCGGGGGTGGGGCCAGAGCATGCATGGTTGCGGGATTCCGGGCGCGCCGAGTACCGGCCGATCACGGATTCGGAAGCGATGGACGCGTTCCGCTTGTTGTGTCGTACGGAAGGCATCATCCCGGCCATCGAATCCGCGCACGCGGTGGCCGGCGCGGTGAAGCTCGGCAACGAATTGGGGCCCGGCGCCATCATCGTGGTTAATCTCTCGGGGCGCGGCGATAAGGACGTCGAGACGGCCGCGAAGTGGTTCGGGCTGCTCGACGAGCAGGGCCGACAATGA